A section of the Puniceicoccus vermicola genome encodes:
- the cobS gene encoding adenosylcobinamide-GDP ribazoletransferase — MLSGLVTALRLLSILPIPGREARNFCDGLYWYPLAGFILGALVTGVSWSILLVVPQWPELSAFVALACTVIVTRGLHLDGVADCADGFWGEHTPERRLEIMKDSRTGAFGVIALILILLAKSVFYTRIFTEENYWLIPLAFAVSRFTLTVLALCFRYPRKVGTAATIVQGAHLRHLLGATALTLLLGIYAPLAVLPIFFVGLLIAVSLGFLARSRIQGVTGDVFGAACELSELGGLLVIALL; from the coding sequence ATGCTTTCCGGCCTCGTCACAGCCCTGCGTCTACTAAGCATCCTGCCGATTCCCGGACGGGAGGCACGGAACTTCTGTGACGGACTTTATTGGTATCCGCTCGCTGGTTTCATTCTCGGCGCACTGGTAACCGGTGTTTCCTGGTCCATCCTCTTGGTAGTCCCCCAATGGCCGGAACTCTCCGCGTTTGTCGCCCTCGCCTGCACCGTCATCGTGACCCGCGGCCTCCATCTCGACGGGGTGGCCGACTGCGCGGATGGATTCTGGGGCGAGCACACCCCAGAAAGGCGCTTGGAGATCATGAAAGACTCGAGGACTGGCGCGTTCGGGGTCATCGCATTGATTCTCATCCTCCTTGCCAAATCAGTCTTCTACACACGGATCTTTACCGAAGAGAATTACTGGCTAATCCCCCTCGCATTCGCAGTCTCCCGCTTCACGCTCACCGTCTTGGCACTTTGCTTTCGCTACCCGCGCAAGGTCGGAACTGCTGCGACCATCGTCCAAGGCGCCCACCTTCGGCATCTACTGGGAGCGACCGCTCTCACCCTCCTCCTCGGGATTTACGCACCTCTCGCAGTTCTGCCGATATTCTTTGTCGGCCTCTTGATTGCGGTAAGCCTGGGATTCCTCGCCCGCTCGCGCATCCAAGGAGTTACCGGTGACGTTTTCGGAGCTGCCTGCGAACTCTCGGAACTCGGAGGTCTTCTCGTCATCGCATTACTCTGA
- the cobU gene encoding bifunctional adenosylcobinamide kinase/adenosylcobinamide-phosphate guanylyltransferase — translation MNPVIYISGGCRSGKSRYAETRANEFAAPRAYIATAEIFDEEMRERVRLHREQRGNAFHTVEAPVRLAEALRSLPAATNVALVDCLTVWLGNLMHHRGEDFSEDCQEIHALLKLLQDPPCSIILVSNELGMGIVPENALARRFRDVAGRLNQRVAAVASEAYVTVSGIPLQLK, via the coding sequence ATGAATCCTGTTATCTACATTTCCGGAGGCTGCCGCAGCGGAAAGAGCCGCTATGCTGAAACACGCGCGAACGAGTTCGCTGCGCCACGGGCCTATATCGCCACCGCCGAGATCTTCGACGAGGAAATGCGGGAGAGGGTCCGCCTCCACCGCGAGCAGCGCGGCAATGCATTCCACACGGTCGAGGCCCCGGTCCGCCTCGCCGAAGCTCTGCGTTCACTACCCGCCGCAACCAACGTTGCTCTCGTTGACTGCCTAACGGTCTGGCTCGGAAACCTAATGCACCATCGGGGTGAAGACTTCTCGGAAGACTGCCAAGAGATCCATGCACTTCTCAAGCTGCTTCAGGACCCACCCTGCTCGATCATCCTCGTTAGCAACGAACTCGGAATGGGCATTGTCCCTGAGAATGCACTGGCTCGCCGTTTTCGCGATGTCGCCGGACGCCTCAATCAACGAGTTGCCGCAGTCGCGAGCGAAGCCTATGTCACTGTGAGCGGGATACCTCTTCAATTGAAATAG
- the cobT gene encoding nicotinate-nucleotide--dimethylbenzimidazole phosphoribosyltransferase, which translates to MIQETIAKIQPVDSTLAPAVQNHLDDLIKPRGSLGMLERLAKRFVLATGNPHPSAKKKRICVFAADHGVVDEGLTFTGSEFTPLIVGNMIEGKSGVSIFSQHVGSELEVVDVGINADVSGMKKLLQRKIALGTRNLAREPAMTSDECARAIAVGIERANAAADDGIQLLGTGEMGIGNTTPSSAILAALLPSSVREVTGPGAGLKNDEALEHKIEVIERALLLHQKALQDPFQTLAAVGGLEIAALTGLCLGAAARRLPVVIDGFIASAAALVAFRLSSSVADYLFYSHRSAEPGHDTFARELGVEPILQLGMRLGEGTGAALAMNIIEASLKMYTEMPTFSSFKVENTNHARCFPASSQPCVY; encoded by the coding sequence ATGATCCAAGAAACCATCGCCAAAATTCAGCCGGTTGATTCCACTCTGGCACCCGCGGTTCAGAATCATCTCGACGACCTGATAAAACCACGGGGCAGCCTGGGGATGCTCGAGCGATTGGCCAAACGATTCGTCCTCGCCACGGGGAACCCGCATCCGTCTGCCAAGAAAAAGCGGATCTGCGTCTTCGCCGCCGATCACGGAGTGGTCGACGAAGGGCTCACTTTTACCGGATCCGAATTTACGCCGCTGATCGTTGGCAACATGATTGAGGGAAAATCCGGAGTCAGCATTTTCAGCCAGCACGTGGGATCCGAACTGGAGGTGGTCGACGTGGGGATCAACGCCGACGTCAGCGGTATGAAGAAGCTCCTGCAGCGCAAGATCGCTCTTGGAACCCGTAATCTCGCCCGGGAGCCCGCGATGACCTCGGATGAGTGCGCACGTGCCATCGCAGTGGGCATCGAAAGGGCCAATGCCGCTGCCGATGACGGCATCCAACTCTTGGGAACCGGAGAGATGGGTATCGGCAACACCACTCCGTCCTCTGCGATTCTGGCCGCCCTCCTCCCCAGTTCCGTCCGGGAAGTGACCGGCCCTGGGGCCGGGCTCAAGAATGACGAAGCGCTGGAGCACAAGATCGAGGTCATCGAGCGTGCGCTTCTCCTCCATCAAAAAGCGCTTCAGGATCCTTTCCAAACTTTGGCCGCCGTGGGCGGACTGGAGATCGCCGCACTCACCGGACTCTGCCTCGGAGCCGCAGCCCGGCGGCTGCCGGTTGTCATCGATGGCTTCATCGCTTCCGCTGCCGCTCTCGTTGCTTTTCGTCTCAGCAGCAGCGTTGCCGACTACCTTTTCTACTCGCACCGTTCAGCAGAACCGGGTCACGACACCTTTGCCCGTGAATTGGGAGTCGAGCCCATCCTTCAACTGGGCATGCGCCTCGGCGAGGGAACTGGAGCCGCACTCGCAATGAACATCATCGAAGCCTCGCTGAAAATGTATACGGAGATGCCGACCTTCAGTTCCTTCAAAGTCGAAAACACCAATCACGCCCGATGCTTTCCGGCCTCGTCACAGCCCTGCGTCTACTAA
- the cbiR gene encoding cobamide remodeling phosphodiesterase CbiR, producing the protein MNAPPPFRVGTTSFIIPADYGPNIQFLAGKTEDIALLFFESLKPNTELSWLEEARTLQDRHDLTFTVHLPADIRLASTRESLRAQAIASCETIMRMLAPLQPKAYVCHADGDSEQPLNRSELTALSRSLIRLGECCGDASRICVENVRESHDTLRPALQDSGASICYDLGHAILRDQPVLQELRQWLPHCRVLHLHGVKEGRDHHPLSELPPHLLQEVLEIFGSPEGPPNRTLTLELFHRDRWESSVRTLNAMLAEMNRLRPKEVTR; encoded by the coding sequence ATGAATGCGCCTCCACCATTTCGCGTGGGGACGACCTCCTTCATCATCCCGGCCGACTACGGACCCAATATTCAGTTCCTTGCGGGGAAGACCGAGGACATCGCCCTCCTCTTCTTCGAGTCTCTCAAACCGAACACTGAACTGAGCTGGCTTGAAGAAGCCCGCACCCTTCAAGACCGCCATGACTTAACGTTCACGGTGCACCTGCCAGCCGACATACGCCTGGCATCGACCCGGGAATCTCTTCGAGCCCAAGCGATAGCCTCCTGTGAGACCATCATGCGAATGCTGGCTCCACTCCAACCCAAGGCCTATGTCTGCCATGCCGATGGGGATTCAGAACAGCCTCTCAATCGATCTGAACTCACCGCCCTCTCCCGATCTCTCATCCGCCTGGGAGAATGCTGCGGAGATGCTTCCCGGATCTGTGTCGAGAACGTCCGCGAATCCCACGACACTCTCCGACCGGCGCTTCAAGATAGCGGAGCCTCGATCTGCTACGACCTCGGCCACGCTATACTTCGTGATCAACCTGTGCTCCAAGAGCTGCGACAATGGCTGCCGCACTGCCGGGTCCTCCATCTTCATGGGGTCAAAGAGGGGAGGGATCATCACCCTTTGTCTGAACTCCCCCCCCATCTACTCCAAGAAGTTCTGGAAATCTTCGGCTCCCCGGAAGGACCCCCGAACAGGACCCTTACCCTGGAACTATTCCACCGGGATCGCTGGGAATCCTCCGTGAGAACTTTGAATGCGATGCTTGCGGAGATGAACCGACTCCGACCGAAAGAAGTCACCCGATGA